A segment of the Desulfurispora thermophila DSM 16022 genome:
ATGTGGGGGAGCAGGAAGGTGGCATAGTGGAGATCTACCGGCCCTTTATCAAAAAGGGCCAGATTGAAGGGGTAATCCGCTCGGCGGAATATCTATCTGAAACGGGTTTTTATGGTAAGCGGCGCAGTGTGGAGCGCATAGTATATACACTGGTGATTATTATTGTCCTGCTGGGTGTGGGCGGGGCGCTGGTCATCTTTCGCCAGCTGGTAACCCAGGTGGAACACATCAAAGAAGGGGTGCGGCAGCTTTCCCGGGATCTGCACCAAAAAATTCCCGCCCTGCCCGGTGAACTGGGTGAGATAGTCAGCGCGGTGAACGGTTTCGCCCGGCGCATTGCCGAACTGAACCTGTACAATGAAACCATGCTGGCGGCCATTGACGACGGCATTGTGGTGGTGAACAACGCCGGACAGGTGATGATTGCCAACAAGGCGGCCAGCACCATGTTCGCCCTGCCGGAGGAAACGGCGGGCGTAAATTATAAAGACCTGTTGCCTCCCGACAGTCCTTTTAGCAGTTTAATCGAGCGCACGCTGGCCGAGGGCAGAAGCCGGCAGGACGTGCAGGTGGACTGGCGGGACCAGCAGCACGGCACCAGACATTTTCTGGTGAGCACAGCTGTGCTGGTGGAACCGCAGGGGCACAGCATTGGTGCCGTGCTGAGTTGCCGGGAGGTGACCGAATACCGCCGCCTGCAGGAAAATGTGCAGCGGCAGGAGCGGCTGGCCGCTCTGGGTAAACTGGTGGCCGGGGTGGCGCACGAAATTCGCAACCCGCTCACCTCGATCAACTGTTATATTCAGCACTGGCAGGATCACCACCAGCCCTCGCCCCGCGCTCTGGCCACTGTGCAGCGGGAGATTAACCGGCTGGATAATATTGTGGATCAATTGTTATATTTTACCAAGCCGGCGGAAGCACAGTTCGTATCATACGACTTAAACGCTCTGGTGCAAAATGTGCTGGCTTTTTTCCAGGAAGTGTATCACGGTAAGTTTAACCTGGTCACCAGGCTGGCATCGCAGCTGCCAATGGTCTGGCTGGATCCGGAGCAGATCGAACGGGTGCTGGGTAATATTATTTTCAATGCTCTGCAGGCCATTGCCGAGGGCGGCAATATTACCGTGACCACGGGCCGGGCTGGCGAGCAGATGGTTTTTGTCAGCATTGCTGATGATGGCTGTGGCATTGCCCGGGAGCATTTGCCCCGCCTTTTTGATCCTTTTTACACCACCAGGCCCAAGGGTACCGGTCTGGGGCTGGCCATAGCCCATGAAATAGTCAAGGCGCACGGCGGGCGCATCGAGGTGCAGAGCGAGCCGGGCGAGGGAACCTGCTTTACAATCTATCTGCCGGTCAGGGGGGATGATGCCAGTTGAGCAAGCTCATTCTGGTTGTCGATGATGAGCGCGGCGTGCGTGATGCTTTAAAGGATATCTTGTCTGATTACGGTTACCAGGTGGAGTGTGCCACCAACGGCCGGGAAGGTCTGCAAAAAATTCAAGAATTAAACCCTGCTGTCGTGCTCCTGGATATCAGAATGCCCGAAATGGACGGCATTGCCGTGCTGGAAATAATTAATAGGACCGGGCAGCAGGTCCCCATCATTTTGATGACGGCATACGGCTCCACCCAGACCACCATTGAGGCCATGAAACTGGGTGCTTTTGATTATTTAACCAAGCCGTTGCAGATAAACGAGCTGGTATCGGTACTGCGCAAAGCGGTGGAGGTCAAGCAGCTCATTGATAATCAGGTTGGCGATACGAACGGGCGACAGCAGGAGCTGGAGGGCGATGTCATGATTGGCATGTCGCCGGCCATGCAAAATGTTTACAAAACCATCGGCCGGGTGGCCAACAGCAACGCCAGTGTGCTGATCCGGGGCGAGAGCGGCACGGGCAAGGAACTGGTGGCCAAGGCCATCCACTACCACAGCGTGCGCAAGGACCGGCCTTTTGTCAAGATCAACTGCGCTTCCATCCCGGAGAGCCTGCTGGAGAGCGAGCTGTTCGGCTATGAGAAGGGTGCTTTCACCGGAGCCACCACGAGCAAGCCGGGAAAATTTGAGCTGGCCCACCGGGGCACGCTGTTTCTGGATGAAATCGCCGAGATGAAGGCCTCCCTGCAGGCCAAGCTGCTCCGGGTGCTGCAGGAGCGGGAAATCGAGCGGGTGGGCGGTACGGAAACCATTAAAATTGATGTGCGGATCATTTCGGCCACCAACCAGGAGCTGGAGAAATGCATCGAGGAGGGCACATTCCGGGAGGACCTGTATTACCGCCTCAATGTGGTGGAAATTACCCTGCCGCCGCTGCGGGAACGCAAAGAAGACATTCCCGCTCTGGTGCAGCACATCATCAGCTACAGCAACCGGGAGTACAAAAAGCATGTGCAGGGCGTGGCGGAAGATGCAATGAAGATGCTGATGGCCTACAACTGGCCCGGTAATATCCGGGAGCTGAAAAATGTCTGCGAAAGAGCTGTGCTCATGTCCACCGGGCCGCTGATCACACCCGCCGACCTGCCGCGCAATTTGCAAAAGAGCTCCCGCCAGTTCGGCTGGCTTAGCGACCTGGCGGGCAGCTCGTTTAAAGAGATCATGGCCGAAGTGGAAAGGGAAGTGATCATCAGGGCGCTGGAGGAAAACAACTGGAACCGCTCCGCGGCCGCCCAGGCCCTGAAGATGAACCGCAGCTCGCTGTACGCCAAGATGAAAGAGCTGGGCATTATTGAATAATACGATGTGTTGTCAGCTCCCGGATTTCCCCCACGGAGAAATGACAAAGGAAGGGATACTATGCGCCGCATGCTTGCTGTCAAGCAAATCATGGTGCCATTGTCCGAATATCCGGTGATCAGCGAGCAGGCCACCGTCCGGCAGGCCATGGATGTGTTGCGCAGTTTTTTTCATCAGCGGCACGGGGTCTGGTACGGCTTCTGGTCGCTGCTGGTGCTGGACAGGACCGGCCGACCGGCCGGAATCCTGACGCTGCGCGGCTTTTTGAAGGCGCTGCAACTGCAGCGGACGCTGGAGATTGTTTTCCGCGGCGGCGATCCCACCGGACTGTTCATGTCCGGCCTTTTTGATCAAAAAATGGCCATCACGGTGCGCAATATCATGCGCCCCATCAGACAGGTCTGGGTGAGCCAGGAAGAAAACATTCTGGCCGCAGCCCTGCGCATGCTGAGTAAAAATGTCAATTCCCTGCCCGTTTTTGCCGGGGAGGAACTGGTGGGCATCCTGCGCACCGTGGATCTGTTCTGGTACATCGGTGAACTGTTGGAGGATGCTTAAATCAATCCTTACCCTTGATCACAGCCAGGGGTCGCAGGCGCGCCACAGGGCGGGCCAGGCCGCTGGCTACCAGCGTTTCCACCACCAGGTCGATGTCTTTGTAGGCATCGGGTGCTTCGTCCACCAGCTCCCGGTAGTTTCTGCTGCTCAACAGCACCTCGCCCATGCTCTCCGCAAAGCGCTGGGCACTGATCTGCTGGCCGGCGGCGGTACGGGAAAGCACCCGGCCGGCGCCGTGGCTGACCGAATAAAATGTTTCGGCTGCCTTTTCCGTCCCCACCAGGACATAGGAAGCCGTGCCCATGCTGCCCGGTAGCAGCACGGGGTGGCCGGTTTTGCGGTAGGCCGGCGGGTTCTGGGAGTGGCCGGGCGGCAGGGCCCGGGTGGCCCCTTTGCGGTGTACCAGTACCTGCCGGCCGGCGTGGGTTTCCCATTTGGCAATGTTGTGGGCCACGTCGTAGACCAGGTCCAGGCCCATTTTCTCTTCCTGCTCGGCCAGCACGTCGCGGAAAGCGGCCCGCACATCGTGGGTGATCACCTGGCGGTTGGCAAAGGCGAAATTCACGGCGCAGGCCATGGCCGCATAATAGCGTTGCCCTTCCGGTGACTGGGCCGGTGCGCAGGCCAGCCCCTTGGCCGGCAGCTGGATGCCGTACTTTTGCCCCGCCGGCAGAAGATCCCGGCTATAGTCGGTGCAGATCTGGTGGCCAAAGCCCCGGCTGCCGGTGTGGATCATTACCGCCAGCGTTCCTTTTGGCAGGCCAAAGGAGGCGGCCGTGACCGGGTCGAATATTTCCTCCACAGCCTGCAGTTCTATGAAGTGATTGCCGCCGCCCAGGGTGCCCAGTTGCACCGCCCCCCGGCTCCGGGCTTGGGGGCTGGTCGCGCTTAAGTTCGCTCCCGGCAGGCAACCCCCTTCTTCTATGTGCCGTAAATCCGCCGGGCGGCCGTAGCCGTGGCGCACTATGCCCGGCGCGCCGGTGTAGACCACTTCCTGAAAAATTTTTTCGGTGATGCCCTTGTGCCGGCTTTTCTTGCCCGTACCGGTGGGGACGTATTCTTCTATGCGCTGGATGAGCCTGCGCAGCACGGGTTTGTCCAGGTCGGCCGCCGGGATGCGGGTGCTCAGCAGGCGCACGCCGCAGTTGATGTCCATGCCCACCGCCCCGGCCGAGATGACGCCGTCCGGGCGGGTGGCCATCACGCCGCCGATGGGCAGACCAAAGCCTTCATGGATGTCGGGCATGCCACAGACCGGCTCCAGCACGCCGGGCAGGCAGGCGGCATCGGCCAGCTGTTTTAATGAGGCGTCTTTGTAGACCAGGGGCAGGAGCCGGGGGCTTAAATAAACCACCGCGTTTACCCGCATATCACCCCGGCGCTCCAGAACATATTTGTAGGGCGAAATCTTTGTAAGTTCCATAAGTATAACCTCCATTAGGATATATGCCCGAAGTGGCTTTCCAGCAAGGCCAACTGGCGCCGGATGATCTGGTCAATCCTTTCAATATACACAGCCGGCTCTTTGGGACTGTAGGTGCTGGTGAGGTACCAGTCGTCATAGCGCACCCATTTGCTGCCCGCTCCGCAGCCCAACCCCAGAATGGTCTGCCTTTCCTCAATGATCTGGATGTTGTAGATGCAGGTGTGGCCGGGCTGGGTGTAGCCTGTATTTTCCTGCTGCCCCAGGATGCGCTTTTGCCGGTACAGGTAATAGGGCGCGTATCCCCGTTGCTGCAGGAAAAAGTGGGTGGCATTGTGCATTTGTTGCACCGTGCTGTCGGAGGGCAACTCCATTCGTTGCCCGCTCTGCATCAAAAGCGAGGCCCGCTTCAAAGCCAGAGTGTGCACGCTGATGTTTTCCGGTTCGAGGTTGGTTACCTGTTGCATTGTGTCCTGCACCTGTTCAACTCCTTCACCCGGCAGGCCCACAATTACGTCCATATTCAGGCAGGGGAAGTGCAAAGCGCGGGCCCGTTCCACGGCGCGCAGCACGTCTTCCCGGCTGTGCCCGCGGCCGATGGCGCGCAGTGTGGTATCGTGCATGCTCTGGGGATTGATGCTGAGGCGGTTTGCCCCGGCGTCCCGGCACAGGCGGAGAATTTCCTCCGTGAGCGTTTCGGGCCGGCCGCCCTCCACTGTGAATTCCTCCACTCCCTGCGGGCAAAGGCAACGGTTGATAAGTTCTAATATTTCAGCCAGCTGGGCGGGGGCCAGGCTGGTGGGCGTGCCGCCACCCAGGTACAGCGTTTGCACGCGCACACCCAGACGGGCCAGAGCCCTGCCTGTTTCCCGGATTTCCCGCTTCAGGCATTCTACAAAGGGTTGCACATAGCGGGCTCCCGCTTTAATGCTGTAGGAGGGGAAGGAGCAGTACAGGCAGCGGCTGGGACAGAAGGGTATGCCGATGTAAATGCTCACTGTGCGCTGCAGCGCTTGTGGTACCAGATAGGCGCGCTGCCGGGCGGTTACTTCCAGCAAGAGGGCGGTTTTCTCCCGGCTTAAAGCGTAGTCCTGTTCCAGCATCAAGCCCGCCCGCTGTGGGGACAGGCCGCTGTCCAGCAGCCGGTGCACCACCTTGGTGGGGCGGATGCCCGTAAAAATGCCCCAGGGTGTGGGGCTGCCGCCGTTGTGCTTTTCCAGCAGCCGGTAGGCCAGCAGTCTGGCCAGACGGCGGGTGGTGTTGGCCGGGTCTTCGCCCCGGTCAATGGTGGCACACGCGCTGTCCCGGATTGTGACACCGGGAAGCAGTAGCGTTCCCTTAAGGCATATTTGTGGCCTGTCGCCCTCTTGAGTTTGGGCAGCGGGTTCCACAATTAATGATAGGGCTGTGGTTTCTTTATTTTTCTCTGGTGGTGCCGCGAGACTACCGCCGGTTACCGGGGGAGGGTCCGGCAGGATTTTCGTGGCGGCTACGGGCACAGGTGGCAGTTGGCTGGCACTGGTGAACTGCGCGGCCGGGTAGAACACCCGGCAGATGTCCTGCACGCCAGGTTTCAGCTGTTCGGACATGATCAAATTTATCTGCATGGGCCAATCCTTTCGCAAATGATGTCGCGATATATTGTATCAAAAAACAGCCGGCAAGACAGCAATCGTATTTGGTTTTCCAGATTAGTGGGCAACTTGCAGACTGCTCTTTTTTCGTTTGCCTGCCCGCTAAATTGGTTGCCAGCAAACAGGATGGCCTGTTGCCAGTCGGGCAGGAATATGCGGTAAAAAGTAGAATACTTGCAGATAATTGTGCTATAATACACTGCACACCGCCCGGGGCAGGAAAGGAGAGGATGCGGGCATGACCGTGAAAGAAGCCCTGACCGAGTGGCTGAAATACAACAAGCAGCTGGTTTATGAAATGCGGGGCAGCAAAAGCAGCGAGTACAAGATGGGCTTTGCCGACGGTGTGGAAGCGGCGGTGGAGGCGCTGGAGGCTTACCTGGCCGATTTGCCCGAATACTGCGATATTTTAAAAGAAAGCGGCTATTAAAAATCTGGGTGTCTTTGCCGCCTGTACCTTTTGTCGGTTGTACCGGATTGTACGGGCGGCGGGACTGATCGCGGAGAGAGGAAAAGCCGGTGGTATCCATTTTGCGTGCGTAATGCATTGCCGAGCATAACGAAAGTTGGGAATCATTTTTCCACGGGCGCTGTCCGGTCCAATTGGGGCGAGCCCGGTGCACAACCGGGCCTGGCAAGGGGCCGGACCAGGATGTTGTAATTAGGGAGGGCAAAATAATGGCGGAACAAGAACAACTGGAAAAATTGCGCACGGCTATCCGGGAGGCTGCCGCCGGCGGGCGCCTTTCCTGCCCGCTGGCTCGCCGCCTGGCGGAGGAGTTTCAGGTGCCGCCCCGCCGGGTGGGCGAAATGTGCAATGAAATGAAAATAAAAA
Coding sequences within it:
- a CDS encoding RtcB family protein, whose translation is MELTKISPYKYVLERRGDMRVNAVVYLSPRLLPLVYKDASLKQLADAACLPGVLEPVCGMPDIHEGFGLPIGGVMATRPDGVISAGAVGMDINCGVRLLSTRIPAADLDKPVLRRLIQRIEEYVPTGTGKKSRHKGITEKIFQEVVYTGAPGIVRHGYGRPADLRHIEEGGCLPGANLSATSPQARSRGAVQLGTLGGGNHFIELQAVEEIFDPVTAASFGLPKGTLAVMIHTGSRGFGHQICTDYSRDLLPAGQKYGIQLPAKGLACAPAQSPEGQRYYAAMACAVNFAFANRQVITHDVRAAFRDVLAEQEEKMGLDLVYDVAHNIAKWETHAGRQVLVHRKGATRALPPGHSQNPPAYRKTGHPVLLPGSMGTASYVLVGTEKAAETFYSVSHGAGRVLSRTAAGQQISAQRFAESMGEVLLSSRNYRELVDEAPDAYKDIDLVVETLVASGLARPVARLRPLAVIKGKD
- the hemZ gene encoding coproporphyrinogen dehydrogenase HemZ, with the translated sequence MQINLIMSEQLKPGVQDICRVFYPAAQFTSASQLPPVPVAATKILPDPPPVTGGSLAAPPEKNKETTALSLIVEPAAQTQEGDRPQICLKGTLLLPGVTIRDSACATIDRGEDPANTTRRLARLLAYRLLEKHNGGSPTPWGIFTGIRPTKVVHRLLDSGLSPQRAGLMLEQDYALSREKTALLLEVTARQRAYLVPQALQRTVSIYIGIPFCPSRCLYCSFPSYSIKAGARYVQPFVECLKREIRETGRALARLGVRVQTLYLGGGTPTSLAPAQLAEILELINRCLCPQGVEEFTVEGGRPETLTEEILRLCRDAGANRLSINPQSMHDTTLRAIGRGHSREDVLRAVERARALHFPCLNMDVIVGLPGEGVEQVQDTMQQVTNLEPENISVHTLALKRASLLMQSGQRMELPSDSTVQQMHNATHFFLQQRGYAPYYLYRQKRILGQQENTGYTQPGHTCIYNIQIIEERQTILGLGCGAGSKWVRYDDWYLTSTYSPKEPAVYIERIDQIIRRQLALLESHFGHIS
- the atoS gene encoding two-component system sensor histidine kinase AtoS — encoded protein: MKRSFTNRLLILVFLLLTIPLLLTVYMLQIIKNSEISLLEEQKSRLSHVAYLFEQQIPFSLRDYIVDSNLSRADRSARAAAIGNVVNKVINDLRQQYPDVHLGFYCRDVDIFYDGTNRQWENYSLRRKKAFDEVIQRSQPLEVNVGEQEGGIVEIYRPFIKKGQIEGVIRSAEYLSETGFYGKRRSVERIVYTLVIIIVLLGVGGALVIFRQLVTQVEHIKEGVRQLSRDLHQKIPALPGELGEIVSAVNGFARRIAELNLYNETMLAAIDDGIVVVNNAGQVMIANKAASTMFALPEETAGVNYKDLLPPDSPFSSLIERTLAEGRSRQDVQVDWRDQQHGTRHFLVSTAVLVEPQGHSIGAVLSCREVTEYRRLQENVQRQERLAALGKLVAGVAHEIRNPLTSINCYIQHWQDHHQPSPRALATVQREINRLDNIVDQLLYFTKPAEAQFVSYDLNALVQNVLAFFQEVYHGKFNLVTRLASQLPMVWLDPEQIERVLGNIIFNALQAIAEGGNITVTTGRAGEQMVFVSIADDGCGIAREHLPRLFDPFYTTRPKGTGLGLAIAHEIVKAHGGRIEVQSEPGEGTCFTIYLPVRGDDAS
- a CDS encoding sigma-54-dependent transcriptional regulator, with the translated sequence MSKLILVVDDERGVRDALKDILSDYGYQVECATNGREGLQKIQELNPAVVLLDIRMPEMDGIAVLEIINRTGQQVPIILMTAYGSTQTTIEAMKLGAFDYLTKPLQINELVSVLRKAVEVKQLIDNQVGDTNGRQQELEGDVMIGMSPAMQNVYKTIGRVANSNASVLIRGESGTGKELVAKAIHYHSVRKDRPFVKINCASIPESLLESELFGYEKGAFTGATTSKPGKFELAHRGTLFLDEIAEMKASLQAKLLRVLQEREIERVGGTETIKIDVRIISATNQELEKCIEEGTFREDLYYRLNVVEITLPPLRERKEDIPALVQHIISYSNREYKKHVQGVAEDAMKMLMAYNWPGNIRELKNVCERAVLMSTGPLITPADLPRNLQKSSRQFGWLSDLAGSSFKEIMAEVEREVIIRALEENNWNRSAAAQALKMNRSSLYAKMKELGIIE
- a CDS encoding CBS domain-containing protein, which translates into the protein MRRMLAVKQIMVPLSEYPVISEQATVRQAMDVLRSFFHQRHGVWYGFWSLLVLDRTGRPAGILTLRGFLKALQLQRTLEIVFRGGDPTGLFMSGLFDQKMAITVRNIMRPIRQVWVSQEENILAAALRMLSKNVNSLPVFAGEELVGILRTVDLFWYIGELLEDA